From Camelina sativa cultivar DH55 chromosome 5, Cs, whole genome shotgun sequence:
ACTTtatctaatgattttttttaataaaataacatcatCAATCAATGAACATTTTACATATGAGGCAATGTTGCATCGACCGAAGGAGAAGGTGCTTCATCTTTTGTAAGCGACGGACACTTAATACAATCTTCGGGAAAGATGACAGGAGTGCATATGGAAGGTTTTTTGATACAACACAAATACTCGAGTTGCCATGGTTCTCCCATAATCGAGTATTTGTGGAAACATCTTTCTATTCCTTTTGGATGATCGGGATCCGGCTTGTGACGATCGGGATCCGGCTCGTGACGATCGGGGTCCGGCTCGTGGCGATCGGGGTCCGGCTCGTAACGGTCGGGATCCGGCTCGTGACGGTCGGGATCCGGCTCGTGATGGTCGGGGTCCGGTTCATGNNNNNNNNNNNNNNNNNNNNNNNNNNNNNNNNNNNNNNNNNNNNNNNNNNNNNNNNNNNNNNNNNNNNNNNNNNNNNNNNNNNNNNNNNNNNNNNNNNNNNNNNNNNNNNNNNNNNNNNNNNNNNNNNNNNNNNNNNNNNNNNNNNNNNNNNNNNNNNNNNNNNNNNNNNNNNNNNNNNNNNNNNNNNNNNNNNNNNNNNNNNNNNNNNNNNNNNNNNNNNNNNNNNNNNNNNNNNNNNNNNNNNNNNNNNNNNNNNNNNNNNNNNNNNNNNNNNNNNNNNNNNNNNNNNNNNNNNNNNNNNNNNNNNNNNNNNNNNNNNNNNNNNNNNNNNNNNNNNNNNNNNNNNNNNNNNNNNNNNNNNNNNNNNNNNNNNNNNNNNNNNNNNNNNNNNNNNNNNNNNNNNNNNNNNNNNNNNNNNNNNNNNNNNNNNNNNNNNNNNNNNNNNNNNNNNNNNNNNNNNNNNNNNNNNNNNNNNNNNNNNNNNNNNNNNNNNNNNNNNNNNNNNNNNNNNNNNNNNNNNNNNNNNNNNNNNNNNNNNTGACGATCGGGGTCCGGCTCGTGACGATCGGGGTCCGGCTCGTGACGATCGGGGTCCGGCTCGTGACGATCGGGGTCCGGCTCGTGACGATCGGGATTTGGCTCTTGacctaaaatattatttcaaaataattatgttGCAACTGTAATGaagatatatttaaatataaatttgagtaTGTATCAAGTGTAATATTAC
This genomic window contains:
- the LOC109132980 gene encoding extensin-like, whose translation is MMVCKSLLIILLIVSLFCLHQCQEPNPDRHEPDPDRHEPDPDRHEPDPDRHEPDPDRHEPDPDHHEPDPDRHEPDPDRYEPDPDRHEPDPDRHEPDPDRHKPDPDHPKGIERCFHKYSIMGEPWQLEYLCCIKKPSICTPVIFPEDCIKCPSLTKDEAPSPSVDATLPHM